Below is a window of Planococcus rifietoensis DNA.
GAACGATATGTTAACAGATGACGAACGGCTGGATTATTTGCTGGCGGAGAACTTGCGCATCATCCAAAGCCCATCGGTATTTTCCTTTTCTTTGGACGCGGTGCTGTTGGCGCGTTTTGCCTATGTGCCGAAAAAGCGCGGCCGCATTGTCGATTTATGCACGGGCAATGGGGCGATTCCATTGTTTTTGAGCGCTCGCACCGAATCAACGATCACGGGAGTTGAACTTCAGCCCCGCCTGGCTGGCATGGCGCGCCGCAGCATCGAATTCAACGGCCTCGACGGACAGATCGACATTATCGAAGGGGACGTGAAAGAAATCCCTGCGCAGCTCGGCTACGAGAAATTCGATACGGTGACATGCAATCCGCCGTATTTCCCGGCGCATGACATGAGCGATAAAAATCTGAGTGAGCATATGGCGATTGCGCGCCACGAACTGCACCTGACATTGGACGAAGCGGTACGGTCGGCGAGCCAGCTGTTGAAGCAAGGCGGCAAAGCGGCGTTTGTGCACCGTGCGGGAAGATTGATCGATATCATGGCGGCGATGCGCAACAACCGCTTAGAGCCAAAACGGATCCGGCTTGTCTACCCGAAGGCTGGAAAAGAAGCGAATACTTTATTGATTGAAGGCATCAAGGATGGCAAGCCTGATTTGAAAGTATTGCCGCCTTTGATCGTTTATGGAGACGACGGCGAATACACGGAAGAAGTGCGAGGTTTGCTGTATGGAAGTGAACAATGAGCATTATTTCTACGTGCTTGAATGTGGGGACGGGTCTTATTATGCGGGTTATACGAATGATTTAAAAAAACGCTTGGCCAAGCATGAAAGCGGCAAAGGCGCGAAATATACGCGCTCCCGCGGCCCGTTGACGCTCCTTTACCACGAAATGTACAAAACAAAGCCGGAAGCGATGAAAGCGGAATACGCCTTCAAACAATTGAGCAAGGCGGAAAAAATCGCCTATATTCAGGACGGAAAGGCGGAACGGACATGAAATCACAGAAAAGTTTCAGTGGCGAACAAACGACGCTTTATTTAGTGGCGA
It encodes the following:
- a CDS encoding tRNA1(Val) (adenine(37)-N6)-methyltransferase codes for the protein MLTDDERLDYLLAENLRIIQSPSVFSFSLDAVLLARFAYVPKKRGRIVDLCTGNGAIPLFLSARTESTITGVELQPRLAGMARRSIEFNGLDGQIDIIEGDVKEIPAQLGYEKFDTVTCNPPYFPAHDMSDKNLSEHMAIARHELHLTLDEAVRSASQLLKQGGKAAFVHRAGRLIDIMAAMRNNRLEPKRIRLVYPKAGKEANTLLIEGIKDGKPDLKVLPPLIVYGDDGEYTEEVRGLLYGSEQ
- a CDS encoding GIY-YIG nuclease family protein, whose amino-acid sequence is MEVNNEHYFYVLECGDGSYYAGYTNDLKKRLAKHESGKGAKYTRSRGPLTLLYHEMYKTKPEAMKAEYAFKQLSKAEKIAYIQDGKAERT